A segment of the Elaeis guineensis isolate ETL-2024a chromosome 6, EG11, whole genome shotgun sequence genome:
TGTTCTTAGACATCGTATTACACAACAACAGCACTACGAAaagtctttcttttcttttttctattttttttatttttgagtcataTCCGACCTCTATCGTCCTTCCAGTTTTTCGAAATTCAGTTACATCCTACATTTTCAGTACAAGCAATCCATTGAAGGAATTTGCAGTAGCAAACTGGGATGTTGAGTCCCCAGGGAAGGCACAATGGATCCGTACACTCAAAAGCTTAACAGATGACCAAGTAATTTGGAGAGCAACATGGACGCCCCAAACGCCGGTCTTGTATCGCTGCGGTAATTAACTGTGGGTCATTTTGCTGTGGGTGTTTGGGTGGTGGGGGTGGCGGTGAGATCCAAAGAATTTTATGCTTGGTTTTGAAAATTGAACAGAACAAAAGTGATTAACATGAAAGATGAGGAATTAAAAAGATGGAGGGAACAGTACTCATATGCGAGGAAGTAAGAGACGAACTGAGGCTAAGACACCTTCTGCATTAGATGATGATATCTATAGGCCTCGTTATTTTCAATAGCCTTTAAGTGGCAgctttttgttcttcaattttagAAGTTTGGAAGTTCAATTAAATAGGTAAGGATTCTAATGGCCAAAATGTTGATCAGAAGTGATTTTTATATCATTTCTCTCATCTAACTTTACCTAAGTAATGACATTGAGATGAAAGTAAATATGGCGAACACCATATGTAATTTTATGAGTACACAAATGGCATGGATGCAATTAATGAAACGACATACCTGTTAGTAGAACTCCCATGGAAATGATAATGATGATACCTAGAAGCTTAACACTGGGACTCTCCAACCTTTTACAATGGAAAAGGAAAATATGATAAAGCCTCTGTATTATAAGGGGAAATAAAAAAAGCCTATTAAAGATGACAAGGCCCATGGCTCGCATTTTCTGATCATGCAGAGCCTCATGAATCACTAGCAAGGTATGCCATACCATACCGAACCGGATGGTACAAGACAAACAACCCCGTATTAGTTCGGTACTGGTATATGCTATGGAGGGTGTACCAACACTTGGTACACCAAACTAGCTCTCATACTGAGCGTACTGACACAATGACAGGGTGGCACCAATATGGAGCCTAGCACCGAGATAGCGTACCTTGGTCACTAGTAACATATTAGAGCAAAAACAAAGTAGAAAATAATTGcaactttttttgaaaaaagcaTTTAATAAATCCACCCTTAAATGAAAAAGACAGCAAAGACACTAATAACTCCAAATAATGTTTGCAGAAAATTTGTCTCCAAGTTTGACCTAAGCTAGTTATCACATAAGTTGATTAAAGCAGGTATATAGGTACAATATATCCATGAAAAATGATGGAAATTGAAgatagaaaggaagaaagaagaatatgGTGAAAAATTTAATGAAAAGAACAGGTACATGTTGACTTAAGGAATTAATCAAACATAGTAGAATGCTCATGAAATAATACCAATGTTGAAACATAGAAATCAAACATGAAATATTTCTTGTGAGATATTTGAGGTGTTGTTGCTGATGAATATAAAAACATATTATAAGTCCAATCTATCTCTCAAGTTAAGGACCTAAAAGGATCAATCGTAATAATAGAGAATATCAAAAGCTTTTGATGATTTATAAAAGGTTTATCCCTTGAACTTTTAGTGCCATTGTTCCATCTTTCCCCAATTACTTGGAGGATAAAATGAGCTTTTAAGAAATGCTAAAGCAGACCAGATATGGGATATTTGCATTATCCTATGGAACTCATCAGTTTAGGTCAAAAATTACCTAAATGCAAATGCAAACAGAAGAAGAAATATTGGAGCCGCAGACTTGCACTGCAAAAGAGGGGACATAGGTTCAGAAAGGTAGAAAATAAACAAAAGGATTTAGATACCAAAACCCCATTTTTATATATACGAGAAATAAAGTACTGGAAATTAAAAAAACATCTATATATACGAGAAACAAAGTATGGAAATTTAAAAACATTCTTTCCATGGATCATGAAACTCACCATTGTAGCAAATGTCACAGATATGAAAACAAGAGAAACATTGCTCAGGTTTATATCCAATGCAGTTCCAATAGCTGTTGGCACAACTGCAAAGAGAAGAATCCATGTGTTTTTCATTAGCAGTTAGAAAGTTCAGAAAACAGGAGAATACACCTGTCCAGATTCGTATATGGGaatatgaaaaggaaaaaagaaatagaTAATATTGATGCACGAATGAACTGTTGTAGATGGAATTAAATGTCATACGTGTATTATGCCTCCTGAACTTAAAACTGAAATTAAAGAATGAATTTCGTACCCATAATCAAGTCCAGGAATTTGGCACCCAATAAAGAAGCAAAATACTTGCTTTCAGGATGAAAGCAAACAAGTAAAACAATATTTGGAATTAAATTCAACCAAGCAATAGGTTAGAACCCTATCTGATGTGGCTACATCCATGATGGCACAAACTCAAGGCCAAATAGCATACGCAGAAATCTGACAACAACAAAGAAAGAAAACTTTTTGGACAATATTGAGCTTCCAATTGGCCATCCTCATTGTCATTATTTGATAACATGGAACCGGATTGCAGACTATATGTTCTTTTCATTATCCAGCTCAACAAATATAAAGATCCAGATTGCACAGGAAAATTAGCTGGCAGAGCATGGATAGGAGTCCACGAATCACTATGTAAATGCATCACCAAACCATGCAGAGCATCAAGGAAAACCAGATAATGGATCTGGTAGTCAATTTTGGTGCAATATATGAAAATCTTGATATTTTGCTTTCCGATGTTCCACCATGTTACTGTAAACTTCGTGAGCACAAGATCAATGCTTCTTGATTAATCAGCTGGTCAATAATTTTCCTTCTCTCGTCAACTAAGTTTTTTGGTAAAACCAATAACATGTATAATCAAAAAGAACAAATCAAGGGCAATCAACTTACCTCTGATAAAGTAATCTCTCCATGTCATCGCAGGGCCTCTGCTTTCAGAACCCCGGGACTGGAAATATACAATAGCCTTCGACAAAAGGGCTTGCATTGTGAAGTGAACAGTATTCATCAAAAATGGAGCCGGAAACTTACCCATATCTTGCCCTAGCAATGTCTTATTATACCTAAACCCAGAGGAAAAGATCACCAATTATTGCAATCATTCAAGctagatataaaaaaattagataatttatcAAGATCGAAACACCCACAGTGTCAAACAGGTACTGAAGGTGTACCAAACCAGTATACCAAACAAAGCCTTGATGATATTGGCTGCAGAGAGGGAgctctgggcggagtcctctaatGTTTCCAACTTCGTTCTTGAATCGGTAGTGTGGATCCCGTTCTCTATATCAAAAGGAGAGTAATTCATCCCGTTCCCATTCGCCTCGGTATGAGCCGATGTGCTTAGATTCATGCTTCGCTGCCCGCCTCTTTGGAGCAATGGCTGGTCAGAATCTTCTGCGTTGGTGGATTCGCAAGATCCATCGATCCCGTCCTCGTTGCACCACCGCGAGAAGGACGGCTCCCGCCGGAGAACCTGCCATCGCTCTTGGTTTCCACCGCCGCCGCtgtctcctcctcttcttcttccataCCTTTCGCTGGTCCCAGTTTGCTTCTCCCATCTAATTCTCCTCTTTTTCCGAACTCCAGGACATCATTGTTGCCTTAAAACCTCCTCCCGAGAACCATCTTTTGGTCGAATCCAACTTCGATAAAAACGGATTCGAGAAAGAGATGGGGGAaggatgagatcagatctctACCGCTGCGGTGGTTTCAATTTGGGAGTAAAGGAGGTGTAGGTTAGGTGAAGCGAATGAGAAAGTTGAGGGAGTTCGGATCTgagattctttcttctttttccgcTTCTTAATCTTTGGGCGTTGGTGGTGTCGGCAATAGGTATTCTCACGTTCTTGGGCCGTGGCGAGTCAACGACAGACTTGCGAAGCTGTGCCGGGGAAGAAAACAATTCACACATACATTCTTTGGGCGGCAGCGTATCTACCGGTCCGCATTTTCGTCGGGTCACGGATGGGGAGGCTGCGCGCGGATCCAACCCTTCTGCGGTCTGATATTCCGCAGCTCTATTCCGGTATGGGATTCGGATTGCCAGGTCCCGCGCCAGATAGAGTATATACTGAGCCCGGACGAGGCAAATCAAAGGGTCCATCCGGTTCGTTGCAATCGATGGCGTATTAATGCCTGCTATGGAAAATGAAATCTGAATTTAGGGTCCATTTCGTTCGTTACAATGAGGGTGTACTGCAGCTAAAAGTTACTTGCATATGGAAGTATAGCAATTATGGTGTAATAAGGAAGAGTTTGTCTTGAAAGATGAAATTATGGATGATATAACTGAAAGTCTATGTTTTAATtcgcatatttttttttctttttttttttttaatttggaggaggttatttttgtgattttttaTTTGGAAGGGGTTATTCTCTCATTTACGGTGATGGTGCTATAAGTAAAATGTAGATGCTGCAAGCAATCTCGCCGTGACTCCGGATGCCCCATGTCATCCGCAACCATAGTTGGAAACCAAACCGTGTAGTCTTCTACTTTTTGCAATtagtgatgcatgtcaattactTGCCAACAAAACAGCCTCAGAGCATTGGACCCACATGGGAATGATATTTATCAACGAACTGAGTGGCATGCTAATGAAGTAATGTTTGATAAAGAATGGCCAACAACCTATTTTTGTGTCCCGGTTTGCAATAAAGTTTGTAGCACTGCTTAGCTTTGTTGCACCTATGCCAATGCTTATTGGGCAACTGAAGGCTGACATGCTTCAGAATTCAGAGATGGATCTGCCATGGCCCATGGGAAGACGGGATGGATGTGAGAGGTGAAGTTGATTAAATAATTTGGAAGAATTTCTCTCAAATATATCAG
Coding sequences within it:
- the LOC105047485 gene encoding probable sugar phosphate/phosphate translocator At1g06470, yielding MPTVDLEACWKNKPEEIVNHGFEQLMHRRIRWEKQTGTSERYGRRRGGDSGGGGNQERWQVLRREPSFSRWCNEDGIDGSCESTNAEDSDQPLLQRGGQRSMNLSTSAHTEANGNGMNYSPFDIENGIHTTDSRTKLETLEDSAQSSLSAANIIKALFGILVWYTFSTCLTLYNKTLLGQDMGKFPAPFLMNTVHFTMQALLSKAIVYFQSRGSESRGPAMTWRDYFIRVVPTAIGTALDINLSNVSLVFISVTFATMCKSAAPIFLLLFAFAFRLESPSVKLLGIIIIISMGVLLTVAKETEFNIWGFVFVMLAAVMSGFRWCMTQILLQKEAYGLKDPIALMSYVSPVMAVATAILSLVMDPWHNFRTNKYFDSSKHIILSGLLLLLGGALAFFMVLTEYILVSATSAVTVTIAGIVKEAVTILVAVFYFHDQFTLLKGMGLLTIMVGVSLFNWYKYQKLKKCRPSKTEDTNPLPLPNGAAKYVIIDDVDFHDGET